A genomic segment from Paenibacillus sp. FSL K6-1096 encodes:
- a CDS encoding amino acid permease produces MKDKLSLQRNIGMPQAIALYIGAVLGSGVLIVPGLAAEMAGPASLLAWGFMSLLILPLALSMGLLSAKFPNAGGVSHFVTLAFGPRAGALVGWFFLMSVPIGAPVAALTGAGYMTAAMGWGNPARIALAAGMLVTGLVTNWLGMKVAGKVQIAVVIAIVAVLVFSFAAALPGMERAHFTPFAPHGWISVGQAAAILFWCFIGWEAVSHLSEEFKDPQRAAVKGVSIAAVIVGVLYFLSALATVGTQSYLHGGADASLLWIISQPLGAWGGFIAGLTGLFICTATIIAYAGAASRVAYALARQGNAPKWMGRLSRRYQTPVGAISFLTGCFTLVLSLYGSGLVSITTLITFPNATFILTYIGGCAAGIRLLRGSRRGVTISWISFAATVCVFPFTGWAILYPLVITVIFAGVVYLRDGAKSRGIIEQ; encoded by the coding sequence ATGAAAGACAAACTATCATTACAGCGCAATATCGGGATGCCTCAGGCCATTGCCCTTTATATCGGTGCTGTATTGGGTTCAGGAGTATTGATCGTTCCCGGTCTGGCAGCCGAAATGGCCGGCCCGGCCTCCCTGCTGGCCTGGGGCTTCATGTCACTGCTGATTCTCCCGCTGGCCCTGTCGATGGGGCTGCTCTCTGCGAAGTTTCCGAATGCCGGAGGGGTCTCGCATTTCGTAACCCTGGCCTTCGGCCCGAGGGCCGGGGCACTGGTCGGCTGGTTCTTTCTGATGTCCGTTCCGATTGGCGCTCCTGTGGCCGCCCTGACCGGAGCCGGATACATGACCGCGGCCATGGGCTGGGGCAACCCGGCAAGAATCGCCCTCGCCGCAGGCATGCTGGTCACCGGACTGGTCACCAACTGGCTGGGCATGAAGGTTGCCGGCAAGGTGCAGATCGCCGTAGTTATAGCTATTGTTGCGGTTCTGGTCTTCTCGTTTGCCGCTGCACTGCCTGGGATGGAACGCGCTCACTTTACCCCCTTTGCCCCTCATGGCTGGATCAGTGTCGGTCAGGCCGCCGCGATTCTCTTCTGGTGCTTCATCGGCTGGGAGGCTGTGTCGCATCTGTCTGAAGAATTCAAGGACCCGCAGCGTGCTGCGGTCAAGGGTGTGAGTATTGCCGCCGTCATTGTCGGCGTTCTCTATTTCCTGTCGGCGCTGGCCACAGTCGGCACGCAGAGCTATCTGCACGGCGGGGCGGACGCTTCCCTGCTCTGGATCATCAGCCAGCCGCTGGGTGCATGGGGCGGCTTCATCGCCGGACTGACCGGGCTGTTCATCTGTACGGCCACGATTATTGCCTATGCCGGCGCTGCCTCTAGGGTAGCCTATGCCCTGGCCCGGCAGGGAAATGCGCCAAAATGGATGGGCCGCCTGTCCCGGCGTTATCAGACTCCCGTTGGGGCAATCAGCTTCCTGACCGGATGCTTCACCCTGGTGTTATCGCTCTATGGAAGCGGTCTGGTCTCCATCACCACGCTGATCACCTTTCCCAACGCCACCTTCATTCTCACTTATATCGGGGGCTGCGCTGCCGGTATCCGCCTGCTGCGCGGCAGCCGCCGGGGAGTCACGATCAGCTGGATTTCTTTTGCCGCCACGGTATGCGTATTTCCGTTCACCGGCTGGGCGATTCTGTACCCGCTGGTAATTACGGTAATCTTTGCCGGAGTGGTCTATCTGAGGGATGGAGCGAAAAGCCGGGGAATAATAGAACAGTAA
- a CDS encoding sigma-70 family RNA polymerase sigma factor, producing MKDYPITEQQAKDMFEAHSSYIYGIALMMTKQRALADDITQETFLRAFAKYHLYDSSRPLRPWLYRIAINMARNHLRRFTWMRLVAGVPEKGAEHSAESFALHSENQLELWSAVSNLSAKLREVVTLHYYAGLSLPETAEVLGIPLGTCKSRLHAALNKLRDCGELDPALVMMKEGIK from the coding sequence GTGAAGGATTATCCCATCACAGAGCAGCAAGCCAAAGATATGTTTGAAGCCCACTCCTCCTACATTTATGGTATTGCCCTTATGATGACCAAGCAGCGGGCGCTGGCCGACGATATTACCCAGGAGACGTTTCTGCGTGCTTTTGCCAAATACCATTTGTATGATTCCTCCAGGCCGCTGAGGCCATGGCTGTACCGGATTGCCATCAATATGGCCCGCAATCATCTGCGCCGATTCACCTGGATGAGATTGGTTGCCGGGGTCCCGGAGAAGGGCGCGGAGCATTCGGCAGAGAGCTTTGCCCTGCACAGCGAGAATCAGCTGGAACTATGGAGTGCCGTCAGCAACCTGTCAGCGAAGCTGCGGGAAGTGGTCACTCTACACTACTATGCCGGACTGTCGCTGCCCGAGACCGCCGAGGTGCTTGGCATTCCGCTGGGGACCTGCAAGTCCAGATTACATGCGGCGCTGAACAAGCTGAGAGACTGCGGCGAGCTTGACCCGGCTTTGGTGATGATGAAGGAGGGAATCAAGTGA
- a CDS encoding aminotransferase class I/II-fold pyridoxal phosphate-dependent enzyme, producing MIHSSKQHKWRSDKLSHLGSSIFAEVAAWKAEARQSGLEVIDLGIGSPDRAPLPEIRQALSDAVLREDSYAYPSSKGSAAFRNQAAKWMQWRFGAEVDPEEEIVSLMGSQDGLAHLALAVCNPGDLAIVPDPGYPIYSGALALAGVRGWPLPLLEENAFRPDLESIPDEVWREASFILLSFPGNPVSVTVDLAYMERLVELARKWEVLVVHDLAYSEMGFDGYRPISILQIPGARDTAVEFHSFSKSFNMAGCRIGFLTGNAQAVGALRELKSNVDYGVFEPVQEAAVVALEQAIVSGPDHGVAKLYERRRNLLVEALKREGWTVPAPEATMFIWAKLPEAYGAKREAGRSRRFAHDLLLSAGVAVIPGDAFGSQGEGYVRIALVEEEEQLLEAARRIGEFLRSGTIS from the coding sequence TTGATACATAGCAGCAAGCAGCATAAATGGAGATCAGATAAGCTGTCTCATCTCGGATCATCGATCTTCGCGGAGGTGGCCGCGTGGAAGGCCGAGGCCCGGCAATCGGGACTGGAAGTTATCGATCTTGGAATCGGGAGTCCCGACCGGGCGCCTCTGCCCGAGATTCGTCAGGCATTAAGTGATGCAGTGCTGCGGGAAGACAGCTACGCTTATCCGTCATCCAAGGGCAGTGCAGCGTTTCGGAATCAGGCGGCTAAATGGATGCAGTGGCGTTTCGGTGCAGAAGTAGATCCCGAAGAGGAAATCGTGTCACTAATGGGCTCGCAGGACGGGCTGGCGCATCTGGCGCTTGCGGTCTGCAATCCGGGCGATCTGGCGATTGTGCCGGACCCCGGTTATCCCATCTATTCAGGGGCGTTGGCACTGGCAGGCGTCAGGGGCTGGCCGCTGCCGCTTTTGGAGGAGAATGCGTTCCGGCCTGATCTGGAGAGTATTCCCGATGAGGTCTGGCGCGAAGCTTCTTTCATTCTGCTCAGTTTTCCCGGGAATCCGGTTTCGGTTACGGTCGATCTGGCTTACATGGAGCGGCTTGTGGAGCTTGCCCGCAAATGGGAGGTGCTGGTTGTCCATGATCTGGCTTATTCCGAGATGGGCTTCGATGGGTACCGGCCGATCAGCATTCTTCAGATACCGGGCGCGCGGGATACTGCCGTTGAATTTCATTCCTTCTCCAAAAGCTTTAACATGGCCGGCTGCCGCATCGGCTTCCTGACCGGCAATGCCCAGGCGGTTGGAGCGCTGCGGGAACTGAAGAGCAATGTGGATTACGGCGTCTTTGAGCCGGTTCAGGAAGCGGCGGTTGTGGCGCTGGAGCAGGCTATAGTCTCCGGGCCAGACCACGGCGTTGCTAAGCTGTATGAGCGGCGGCGGAATCTTTTGGTGGAGGCCCTTAAGCGGGAAGGGTGGACGGTGCCCGCGCCGGAAGCCACTATGTTTATTTGGGCAAAACTGCCGGAAGCCTACGGTGCTAAGAGAGAAGCTGGAAGATCGCGCCGTTTCGCGCATGATCTGCTGCTGAGCGCCGGGGTGGCGGTCATTCCGGGAGATGCTTTTGGCAGCCAGGGGGAAGGGTATGTGCGGATTGCGCTGGTAGAGGAGGAAGAGCAGCTCCTGGAAGCTGCCCGGAGAATCGGAGAGTTCCTGCGTTCAGGTACGATAAGTTAA
- a CDS encoding RidA family protein: MVKQERKTIATSNAPGAIGPYSQAVQFGNMIITSGQLGMNAAGEFPDSVSEQAKQSLTNVKAILEAADYAMEHVVKTTVFLKDMGDFQMVNEVYATFFADPYPARSAVEVAKLPKGGLVEIEVIAVK; encoded by the coding sequence ATGGTAAAACAAGAGAGAAAAACAATTGCAACTTCAAACGCTCCAGGTGCTATCGGTCCTTACTCACAGGCTGTACAATTTGGGAATATGATTATTACTTCCGGGCAGCTTGGAATGAATGCTGCAGGAGAGTTTCCGGATTCTGTATCGGAGCAGGCGAAGCAATCGCTAACTAATGTGAAGGCAATTTTGGAAGCGGCAGATTATGCCATGGAGCATGTAGTGAAAACGACGGTATTTCTAAAGGACATGGGTGATTTCCAAATGGTTAATGAAGTCTATGCCACTTTCTTTGCGGACCCTTATCCGGCACGTAGCGCAGTTGAGGTTGCGAAGCTGCCGAAAGGCGGACTTGTGGAGATTGAAGTGATCGCGGTAAAATAA
- a CDS encoding PAS domain-containing protein, with amino-acid sequence MRSENWQYLERFFPIASFIAAIIGPKCEVVVHDISDPEHSIVFIENGYISGREVGDASTDLVLKILKSEAYHEEQYIANYKASGKFDQSFRSSTYYIKNDQNKLVGLLCLNIDVTHMEVAAEWVQHILQGGTNPYVMPVAAVEKSKEEKQTTEYLQGNADDLLQHMITSVIGKLKISPERLSSQEKIEVVRELNELGVFLLKGGVSQVATSLSISEPTVYRYLQKLK; translated from the coding sequence ATGAGGAGTGAGAATTGGCAGTATCTTGAGAGATTTTTTCCGATCGCTTCATTTATTGCGGCAATTATAGGACCTAAATGTGAAGTTGTTGTACATGATATCAGTGATCCGGAGCACTCAATTGTTTTTATTGAGAACGGTTATATTAGCGGACGTGAAGTAGGTGATGCATCCACTGACCTTGTTTTGAAAATTCTCAAATCGGAAGCTTATCATGAGGAACAGTATATAGCCAACTATAAAGCGTCAGGCAAATTCGATCAGAGTTTCCGATCGTCTACCTACTATATAAAGAATGATCAGAATAAGCTGGTTGGTCTGCTCTGCCTGAATATAGACGTTACTCATATGGAAGTAGCGGCTGAATGGGTTCAACATATTTTACAAGGAGGAACTAACCCGTATGTAATGCCTGTTGCTGCTGTTGAAAAGTCGAAGGAAGAAAAGCAAACAACGGAGTATCTGCAGGGAAATGCAGATGATCTGCTGCAGCATATGATAACTTCGGTTATTGGCAAATTAAAAATTTCGCCGGAACGTTTGTCATCGCAGGAGAAGATTGAAGTTGTCCGCGAATTAAACGAGCTTGGAGTTTTCTTACTGAAAGGCGGCGTTTCCCAGGTTGCAACTTCTTTATCAATATCTGAACCTACGGTATATCGCTATTTACAAAAGCTGAAATAA
- a CDS encoding collagen-like protein — translation MAVLSTGPIENSIVAESGLRSTQRITVRMVNHNLTDVYHIWVQGYHLSDVRTLYVEELFSVLPNQMITKDYDANFDAVEFNFLLGDAAVADAKISVWGRDQNGELVTAHRLVSSELIGAGNNTPGEMGATGATGETGATGPTGITGTTGPAGETGATGPTGITGTTGPAGETGATGATGETGATGATGETGATGATGGTGATGATGETGATGATGETGVTGATGETGATGATGDAGPTGPTGATGPTQSMLVGLFTRTSADTDPPSVITMNTPIPLINISQNIPGSFTLTDNVVTVNQAGYYLIDARLRVAAGSSSSNFRIQNLPNIPPPRTWITISTTAVIPDQTAVIFAFSQLSAGDQIRLVPFNANVEVDMSQIIQAISVNTELRLTRIVE, via the coding sequence ATGGCAGTTTTATCAACGGGGCCAATCGAAAATTCTATTGTTGCAGAAAGTGGTTTGCGGTCTACCCAGAGAATCACCGTAAGAATGGTCAATCATAATTTAACCGATGTATATCATATTTGGGTTCAAGGATATCATTTATCGGACGTCCGCACATTATATGTTGAAGAGTTATTTAGTGTTTTGCCTAATCAAATGATAACGAAAGATTATGATGCGAATTTTGATGCAGTTGAGTTTAATTTTTTATTGGGTGATGCTGCTGTGGCAGACGCCAAAATTTCGGTATGGGGAAGAGATCAGAATGGAGAGCTGGTGACTGCACATCGTCTGGTGTCGAGTGAACTTATAGGAGCTGGAAATAATACTCCAGGCGAAATGGGAGCAACAGGAGCCACAGGCGAAACCGGAGCAACAGGACCCACAGGTATAACCGGAACAACAGGACCCGCAGGCGAAACCGGAGCAACAGGACCCACAGGTATAACCGGAACAACAGGACCCGCAGGCGAGACCGGGGCAACAGGAGCCACAGGCGAAACCGGAGCGACAGGAGCCACAGGCGAAACGGGAGCAACAGGAGCCACAGGCGGAACGGGAGCGACAGGAGCTACAGGCGAGACCGGGGCAACAGGAGCCACAGGCGAAACCGGAGTGACAGGAGCTACAGGCGAAACGGGGGCGACAGGAGCCACGGGGGATGCGGGCCCGACTGGTCCAACGGGGGCCACCGGACCGACGCAAAGTATGCTTGTTGGCTTGTTCACAAGAACATCAGCAGACACAGATCCTCCTTCAGTGATTACAATGAATACGCCAATACCGCTCATTAATATATCACAAAACATTCCTGGTTCTTTTACTTTGACAGATAATGTTGTAACCGTTAATCAAGCGGGATATTACTTGATTGATGCAAGGTTAAGAGTGGCCGCTGGCAGCTCTAGCAGCAACTTTCGAATCCAAAACCTACCCAATATTCCTCCTCCTAGGACCTGGATTACTATCTCCACAACGGCAGTAATTCCTGATCAAACCGCTGTCATATTCGCGTTCAGTCAATTGAGTGCTGGTGATCAAATAAGATTAGTTCCGTTTAATGCTAATGTGGAAGTGGATATGAGTCAAATTATTCAGGCAATATCCGTCAATACAGAATTACGCTTAACCAGAATTGTTGAATAG
- a CDS encoding DUF4179 domain-containing protein translates to MTTSKDRLDAESGGLSAQLQKEAEHMIHSMPSSVHFDELWRLHTEGIAEGRRDNRQFSLFKKWIIGATAALAVTAGSITGIGFISPPVAEALRVIPFFDYLYAKDVYTANFKVIEQKQLSSPVGIKASDQGITFEMAEVYYDGIQLVLNYEVTYPESSPPITDQDAEVYYSLNLRGHEPQSISTHDFTITGDHTFIGTTRQSFGDKDLPGQLTLDMTISAIGVTKGNWDLTIPLDASKSEALTSTVYPKDLNFTYKNSLYTLEKLILGPVNTQVIVRNQYPREMLNVMLEDDIGTLYSEQGGGATNDYYYFNFSPLTAFNPKPAYMTLIVTEPPKNGEAKQSEDRQRLNGSFPIILQGDEGGTVKVTSVDYEEKQTVVYYEASQFMSQNTPVRLKEKEGQAIFPKGQPVRISRDKLAFKLIFPPVQPSDQLEIVANSFSYTKDTQQFRLRIPLQWNK, encoded by the coding sequence GTGACAACATCTAAGGACAGACTGGATGCAGAATCGGGCGGATTATCCGCACAATTACAGAAGGAAGCTGAACATATGATACACAGTATGCCTTCTTCTGTTCATTTTGATGAATTATGGAGACTACATACTGAAGGGATTGCGGAAGGGAGAAGAGATAACCGCCAGTTCTCACTGTTTAAAAAGTGGATCATCGGTGCCACAGCTGCGCTGGCTGTTACTGCCGGATCAATCACGGGGATTGGATTCATCTCGCCCCCGGTTGCTGAAGCACTGCGTGTCATTCCGTTCTTCGATTATTTGTACGCGAAAGATGTGTACACGGCGAATTTCAAAGTCATTGAGCAGAAGCAGCTTAGCAGTCCTGTTGGTATAAAGGCTTCGGATCAAGGAATTACTTTTGAGATGGCAGAGGTGTATTATGACGGTATTCAACTGGTGCTTAATTACGAGGTGACTTATCCGGAATCGTCACCGCCGATTACAGACCAGGACGCGGAAGTCTACTATAGCCTCAATCTGAGGGGACATGAACCGCAGTCTATTTCCACACACGATTTCACGATTACAGGAGACCACACTTTTATAGGGACCACCAGGCAATCTTTTGGAGATAAGGACCTGCCCGGTCAGTTAACGCTGGATATGACCATTAGTGCAATCGGTGTTACCAAAGGAAATTGGGATCTCACTATCCCGCTGGATGCAAGTAAGAGTGAGGCACTGACCTCTACGGTGTATCCGAAGGATCTGAATTTTACCTACAAGAATTCATTATATACGCTGGAGAAGCTGATTCTTGGTCCGGTTAATACACAGGTGATTGTGCGGAATCAGTATCCCCGTGAGATGCTGAACGTGATGCTTGAAGATGATATTGGAACCTTGTATTCGGAACAGGGTGGAGGAGCAACTAATGACTACTATTATTTCAACTTCTCACCGCTGACAGCGTTCAATCCTAAGCCGGCATATATGACCCTGATCGTTACCGAACCCCCGAAAAATGGAGAAGCGAAGCAATCGGAGGACCGTCAGCGCCTGAATGGATCTTTCCCTATAATATTGCAGGGAGATGAAGGAGGAACGGTAAAGGTTACTTCTGTTGATTATGAGGAGAAACAGACCGTGGTGTACTATGAGGCCAGTCAGTTCATGAGCCAGAATACTCCGGTAAGATTGAAGGAAAAAGAGGGGCAAGCGATCTTCCCCAAAGGACAGCCGGTGCGCATTAGCCGGGATAAATTAGCCTTTAAGCTGATTTTTCCGCCGGTACAGCCATCCGATCAGCTCGAAATTGTGGCTAATTCCTTCTCTTATACGAAGGATACACAGCAGTTCCGTCTTCGTATCCCTCTTCAGTGGAACAAATAA
- a CDS encoding MalY/PatB family protein, which produces MSYNFDQVISRVGTNSAKWDGVVNSLGDDMIVLSVADMDIQAPPQVVNKVSEMARHGIYGYTDAFPPYYKVVQHWLDKAYRWDVPQEWIVFCPRIVQAVSIIIERFTEPGDRILIHTPAYQPIANAVEINHRKLVESRLLLRDGRYQIDFDDMERQMSAGVKIVLLISPHNPTGRVWTKAELERIAELCIRYDALLVSDDIHADFIHEGHEHTIIAKLSEQIAERSIICTSPGKTFNLASLEIANIVIPNMQLRERFKLGLRQAGIHNPTFFSIPALEEAYTECDDWLNKLRSYITDNISFTEDFFAEHMPELKIVKAEGTYLMWVDCTALSRNESDLLEWIQKKSRVSVSFGSSFGVDGEGFIRLNLGAPRALLQEAFERMASNYPLK; this is translated from the coding sequence ATGAGCTATAACTTTGATCAAGTGATTAGCAGAGTAGGTACCAATAGCGCGAAGTGGGACGGGGTTGTGAACAGTTTGGGGGACGATATGATCGTTCTCTCTGTTGCGGATATGGATATCCAAGCGCCTCCTCAAGTCGTGAATAAGGTGAGCGAGATGGCGCGGCACGGAATCTACGGATATACAGATGCGTTCCCTCCGTATTATAAGGTCGTACAGCATTGGCTTGATAAAGCTTACAGATGGGATGTGCCTCAAGAATGGATTGTGTTCTGCCCGCGTATTGTACAGGCCGTATCGATTATAATCGAAAGATTCACAGAACCTGGTGACCGGATTTTGATACATACTCCGGCATATCAACCTATCGCCAATGCTGTTGAGATTAATCACAGAAAACTAGTGGAAAGCCGACTGCTGCTTAGAGATGGACGATATCAAATCGACTTTGATGATATGGAGCGCCAAATGAGTGCAGGGGTCAAGATTGTTCTGTTAATCTCTCCACATAATCCGACAGGGCGTGTATGGACAAAAGCGGAATTGGAACGTATAGCCGAGCTCTGTATTCGTTATGATGCACTGCTCGTATCGGATGATATTCATGCTGATTTTATTCATGAAGGACATGAGCATACAATTATCGCGAAATTATCAGAGCAGATTGCGGAGCGTTCCATTATTTGCACTTCGCCAGGTAAAACCTTTAACTTAGCAAGTCTTGAAATCGCTAATATTGTGATCCCCAATATGCAGTTAAGAGAGCGATTTAAACTTGGGTTACGACAAGCTGGTATTCATAATCCTACTTTTTTTTCCATCCCTGCTTTGGAAGAGGCTTATACGGAGTGTGATGATTGGCTCAACAAGCTTCGATCTTATATTACGGACAATATTTCATTTACGGAAGATTTTTTTGCTGAGCATATGCCTGAACTGAAAATCGTGAAAGCAGAAGGAACCTACCTTATGTGGGTAGATTGTACGGCTCTTAGCAGGAATGAAAGCGATTTATTGGAATGGATTCAAAAAAAGAGCCGGGTTAGCGTCAGTTTTGGTTCGTCCTTTGGCGTGGATGGCGAAGGATTTATTCGCCTGAATCTCGGTGCTCCCAGGGCACTATTGCAAGAGGCTTTTGAGCGAATGGCCAGCAATTACCCTTTAAAGTAG
- the nhaC gene encoding Na+/H+ antiporter NhaC, whose amino-acid sequence MAVPNKEKTVKQPTLFLALLPIVTMVLMLCIGYVLFELPPEPLIIISTVVAGIIAIKLGHNYDDIMNSIAQKIAKTMPAILILITVGFMIGAWMIGGTIPMMIYYGLDIINPQFLLITAFIVTSIVSLCTGTSWGSAGTIGIAFMGVGAGLDANLAAVAGAVVAGAYFGDKLSPLSDTTNLAALSTGVNLYEHIGHLLYTTVPSFIVAGAVFLITGFNSGGSDVAIPEKVVMIMDTLSSVFNWNLLLLLPVLIVLYGSIRKKPTIPVMLISSFVAMANGMIFQGFALYDVIASVINGFDVAMVHIQGFDAAAVIPDIPRLLNRGGMNSMMGTLLICFCAITFAGVISLTKSLELIVGNILKFVHSTGSLILVTIATGLTMIGVTSNGQVSILMPGEMLREAYIRRGLHPKNLGRTIEDSATIIEPILPWTAAGAYMAGTLGVATLSYLPWAVLCWTGIIFAIIWGFTGFGITKLTPEQQQEMLEEYDDAKAAKTL is encoded by the coding sequence ATGGCTGTGCCAAATAAGGAAAAGACGGTTAAGCAACCTACTCTGTTTTTAGCTTTATTGCCGATTGTTACTATGGTTTTAATGTTATGTATAGGATATGTTCTATTCGAATTGCCACCTGAGCCGCTAATCATTATATCCACAGTGGTTGCCGGAATCATCGCTATTAAGCTTGGTCACAACTATGACGACATTATGAATTCAATCGCACAAAAGATCGCTAAGACCATGCCGGCTATCTTGATCCTGATTACTGTCGGTTTTATGATTGGCGCCTGGATGATCGGCGGTACGATACCGATGATGATCTATTACGGACTTGATATTATTAATCCGCAATTTTTGCTGATTACGGCATTCATTGTCACTTCCATTGTCTCCTTATGTACAGGAACCTCCTGGGGATCAGCAGGTACGATCGGCATAGCATTTATGGGGGTAGGAGCTGGCCTTGATGCGAATCTAGCTGCTGTTGCAGGTGCAGTCGTAGCAGGGGCATATTTTGGAGACAAACTGTCCCCTTTATCAGATACAACAAACTTAGCCGCGCTATCAACAGGAGTTAACTTGTATGAACATATAGGTCATTTGCTATATACCACGGTCCCATCATTTATCGTGGCTGGAGCGGTCTTCTTGATCACTGGTTTTAATAGCGGTGGCTCGGATGTGGCTATTCCTGAGAAGGTTGTTATGATTATGGATACTTTAAGTTCAGTGTTCAACTGGAATTTACTATTACTGCTTCCGGTACTGATCGTATTGTATGGGTCGATTCGCAAGAAGCCTACAATCCCGGTTATGTTAATCTCCTCTTTTGTAGCGATGGCGAACGGTATGATCTTTCAAGGGTTTGCACTGTATGATGTAATTGCTTCCGTCATTAACGGCTTCGATGTAGCTATGGTTCACATTCAAGGCTTCGATGCAGCTGCTGTGATTCCGGATATTCCTCGCCTTCTGAATCGCGGTGGTATGAACTCAATGATGGGTACATTGTTGATCTGTTTCTGTGCCATTACATTTGCTGGTGTAATATCGCTGACGAAGTCTCTGGAATTGATTGTAGGTAATATTCTTAAATTTGTACATTCGACAGGATCGCTGATTTTGGTAACAATTGCTACCGGTCTGACTATGATCGGGGTAACGAGTAATGGGCAGGTATCGATCCTGATGCCTGGTGAAATGCTGCGAGAGGCTTACATTCGCCGCGGACTGCATCCGAAGAACCTGGGTAGAACCATTGAGGACTCCGCTACCATTATTGAACCGATCTTGCCGTGGACCGCAGCAGGGGCTTATATGGCTGGTACGCTTGGCGTCGCAACTCTGTCATATTTGCCTTGGGCAGTTCTCTGCTGGACAGGTATTATCTTTGCGATCATATGGGGTTTTACAGGCTTTGGTATCACCAAGCTGACTCCGGAGCAGCAGCAGGAAATGCTCGAGGAATATGATGATGCAAAAGCAGCTAAAACATTATAA
- a CDS encoding alpha/beta hydrolase codes for MPEHKKIVLEPAAQKFADDNAKPPFLPDLGPEKGRETVNTVQSGDITKPEAELQDLTVSGGPGGEVKIRIVRPPGTSGTPLPVILYIHGAGWVFGNSHTHDRLIRELAVGAGAAAVFPEYSLSPEAKYPTAIEEIYAVLEWIAAEGSVHRLDASRLSVAGDSVGGNMTAAITLMAKERSGPAISKQLLFYPVTDASFDTESYHQFAEGYFLQREGMKWFWDQYTTDPDERAQITASPLRASLDQLSGLPEALIITGEADVLRDEGEAYANKLREAGVPVTAVRFQGIIHDFVMLNALADTNANKGALLLATAWLKQ; via the coding sequence ATGCCAGAACATAAGAAAATTGTTCTTGAACCAGCAGCACAGAAATTCGCCGACGACAACGCTAAGCCTCCCTTTCTGCCCGATCTGGGTCCGGAAAAAGGCCGTGAAACGGTGAATACCGTCCAGTCCGGCGACATTACGAAGCCCGAAGCGGAGCTTCAGGATCTGACCGTCTCAGGCGGCCCCGGCGGCGAAGTGAAGATCCGCATTGTCCGTCCGCCCGGCACCTCCGGTACTCCCCTGCCGGTCATTCTCTATATTCATGGAGCAGGCTGGGTCTTCGGCAACAGCCACACCCATGACCGACTGATCCGTGAGCTGGCAGTTGGCGCTGGAGCGGCGGCGGTATTCCCTGAATACAGCCTGTCCCCCGAAGCCAAATACCCTACAGCCATTGAAGAAATCTATGCCGTGCTGGAATGGATTGCTGCAGAAGGCTCCGTCCATCGTCTGGATGCCTCCAGACTGAGTGTAGCCGGAGACAGCGTCGGCGGCAACATGACCGCTGCCATCACCCTGATGGCCAAAGAACGCAGCGGTCCGGCCATCTCCAAGCAGTTGCTTTTCTATCCGGTAACAGACGCTTCCTTCGACACAGAATCCTATCATCAGTTCGCGGAAGGCTATTTCCTCCAGCGCGAGGGAATGAAATGGTTCTGGGATCAATATACCACCGATCCTGACGAGCGGGCCCAGATTACGGCCTCTCCGCTGCGGGCCAGTCTGGACCAGCTTAGCGGTCTGCCGGAGGCCCTGATTATTACCGGGGAAGCCGATGTTCTTCGGGATGAAGGCGAGGCCTATGCGAACAAGCTACGCGAAGCCGGAGTCCCTGTCACAGCTGTGCGGTTCCAGGGCATCATCCACGACTTCGTGATGCTGAATGCCCTGGCAGATACTAACGCCAACAAAGGAGCTTTACTGCTGGCCACCGCCTGGCTGAAGCAATAA